A window of Malania oleifera isolate guangnan ecotype guangnan chromosome 2, ASM2987363v1, whole genome shotgun sequence genomic DNA:
GCCACCATGAGCAAGACTCAATCCCTCACACGTTCTATTGAGGTGCCCTCTACTGCAGAGCTAGCTGTTGAGCCATCTGATACTTCAGCACTAGTCCAGCTAGATCCTTCCTTGACAATGGCTCTAGTCCTTCCGATGGATGTCCTGTGGTCCCTAACGCCACTTGAGGTAAGGCCACCACCTACTCCAGTTCTACCTATCCTGTGCCACTTTTTGGTAAAGTTTTCTAGTTCCCTGGCTATTAGAGAAGCAGCCACCTCAGTTGTCCCACCGCCATCGGTTCCCTCGCGCGCCTCTACTCCATTGGAGGCTCCTATATCCCGCCCACCAGCTCATGTACTCGCGCCGACACAGGCCCCAACTGCTTATTTGCCACCTCCTACTCTAGCTTCACCCAAGTCACCAGCGGTGTCTGGTAGTTTTTCTGAGGAGGAGGAGGCTGCTTTGAGCCCGCACTCTAATGCAACCCGCTGATTCAATGCAGGAACTCCTTCCTATGCGTATAGATATTTAAGGGGAAGTAATTCTAATTATGACACTGGCGGGTCCACCGAGGAGGATTAGGgctagatgcttgggatcttaGTTTGTGCTCTCTATATATGTATTGTGCTCATTCACActatttctttccttttcttcttttatttgtattttcctttttttcgTATCACCATGCTTATGATTTGGCTATACTTGTGCTTTTGTTCTTTCTGTCTACAGTGTACTGCCTTTTGAAATTAATGAATcatggtgcttttggtttctacTGGTCTTTTGTGCTATAGTGTACCATTGCTCTTTCATTTATGCTTTTAGGATTTTATGGAGATGTTTACTGACGCAGGTACACTAGTTGCCCTTATAGCACCATGCAGTGTTTCCTTTCCCATGCTTtccaggttctttctttccacacttcagtaGGGACCACTTTAGTAGGGAGACTGAaattttaagttgggggtagggggttaGGAGAGTACTACATGGCGTATGTTGAGCATAAAATGACCTAATTTTCAAAATTGTCAATGCATATTACTTGTTTCATGCCATGATAACATTTTTTATGCTCTTTACATACCTTTATATAGCCTTTATGTTATATGTTAGGTTTTATCATTTTGATGACTTTACTATGCTCACTAACATTAATGTAGTGAGTTTCTTGTGCGTAGTTTCATATAATATGGCCAATGTACTTGTTTTGTCACTCTATGAGGGTTGACTAATGGTTCCTTTGCTTTAATATTGTCGTGAAagttcttgtatttacatggtacttcacaAGGATAGGACGCACTTTCACATTTTTGgtagcacttagggtttcttgagAGTATTTAGAGAACAACCATGGCAACTATGATACATTTTTAGCTTATGTTGAGCCTTCTGTTTTTCGCAAGAGTCATTTACATGAACTCTaagttcatggaactcaactttccctttttgGATATTCTTTTCATGCTAGTCTCtatatttgctagcctagaggtgatgtatAGTGGGAAGATATAAGCCTAGgccttgtagcctactcaagacatgaaaattgagccacccctagagataaaagTAATTCATTAACCCCTTTTCGAGCTTAGTTTCCTATCGGTAGCATGAAGACACAAAAGTTGTGATGATTGTCCTAGCtgaccatgaaagaaaaatgtataaagaaaaaaaaactgagtagaagaaaaggaaaataaaaatacatagaATACCTACTCTACATACAAAAGGGTCAAGCTAAGGACACAACACACCATCCCTACATGTATGAAGCTTCTTTTGTTGTTCGGTGCAATTGATGTATTCACCCCTGATTTATGAATaagtcaatctagggtggtcttggttggatatggcatGTAAGTGAGAAAgcactagggtgaaggacctgacacctcataaataggctggatcccattctcatgagactagttcactccatttgtagcgttagttcttcaaaataAGTGAGATGTTTAATCATGCAtgtcttcctcacatatgagagtgaacccatcttcttgagtgtttttgatAATATATCGGTGAGGCTGAATCAAGacaaccattctgtaggtgtccaaggGCGACTCGAGTGTGATGAATtattcactttacacatgccttgtgactATACCTGcctatacttgaatttatatgatgatattaactctgaattgcaatTTCTGGTTGATTCTTTATGAGTTATgcttttcttaatggctatacaATGTTGAGACTTGTATAGGTGATTTGCAACGGAGATGTTTGTATAGTAGAGTTATGTATGGAGAAGCCTACTTGTAATTAGGTTAaattcctatatgtgaaatggcATGATTATGTTACATGTTGCTCTTATTGAATCTCCACTGAGATTGGTGTTTGTGGGGACTGACTTGGAAACCCTAACGAGACTATAACTCATCCACTAGggtcacctaggggtttaaagcttttttgcatatggtaaatgcaatcgtgtttcccacgaaagagaAGACAAATAGGATTTTATAGTTTTCTTACTTTTTCTTTACTCAAGGACTAGTAAAGTGTAAGTTAGGGATTGTAACGTTCTcctaaaatgtactattttaggcccccatttacctttaTTTTGCtctcatttatcttgtaaataCCCTTTCTTACcatagttcagagttatgcaaggtgtgttcatgttttaggaaaaacaagttaaaaccgaAGAGTTAAGCACTACGAGAAGCTAATGGAGTCATTGGGAAGTataaagctcaaatcagatgctcaaccaagccccTAAAGCCTCAATTCATCAAAGGAACTAAGACATGGTTTGACCATGTGGGGCAACCAGCCATAACAGGGTGCAACCAAGTCACAAAAGAAAGACTCCAAAGTTCAGAATGAAAGAGAAACgctacaaggttcgaccaagtgctcaaCCAAGTGATCCTAAGGGGTGACCGAGTTGAGAATCTGAGACTGACTAAGCTATAAATACTTAGAGTCTCGACCAATTGCTCGACTAGAAGACCTTCAAGGGCGACCGGGTCAAGATCCTGAAGAATGACTGAAGTTGAGATTCTACAAGTCTCAACCAACGGCGCGACCAGGAAGATCTACAAGCGTGACTAGGCCGAGAATGCTTGAAGTTTGAATTCCTAATTTCCCACGAGCCTCAACCAGGGTGCGACCAGGGGAGAACAGGGGTGC
This region includes:
- the LOC131148318 gene encoding uncharacterized protein LOC131148318 gives rise to the protein MPISAPTLPSKVAKTRTVSPPAAAPHPKKMRTTTIDPSTSAAEATSETAPPAAATPPASVIVIIEVESSSESAVEAPTEDIPSSLDATMSKTQSLTRSIEVPSTAELAVEPSDTSALVQLDPSLTMALVLPMDVLWSLTPLEVRPPPTPVLPILCHFLVKFSSSLAIREAATSVVPPPSVPSRASTPLEAPISRPPAHVLAPTQAPTAYLPPPTLASPKSPAVSGSFSEEEEAALSPHSNATR